A single region of the Apodemus sylvaticus chromosome 7, mApoSyl1.1, whole genome shotgun sequence genome encodes:
- the Wdr6 gene encoding WD repeat-containing protein 6 — translation MAGSRENAASSLVRGRFHSLGNIMDAFEDYVWPRATSELILLPVTGLECVGDRLLAGEGPDALVYSLDFGGHLRMVKRIQNLLGHFLIHGFRVRPEPKGDLDSEAMIAVFGSKGLRIVKVSWGQSHLRELWRSDLWNMSDWIWDVRWLEGNVALALGHNSVVLYDPVIGCMLQDVPCTDRCTLSSACLIGDTWKELTIVAGGISNELLIWYPATALTDKKPVAPDRRVSGHAGVIFSMSYLESKGLLATASEDRSVRIWKVGDLRVPGGRVQNVGHCFGHSARVWQVKLLENYLISAGEDCVCLLWSHEGEILQAFRGHRGRGIRAIATHERQTWVITGGDDSGIRLWHLASRGYPGLGVSSLCFKSPSRPGALKAVTLAGSWRVLAVTDVGSLYLYDLEVKCWEQLLEDNRFQSYCLLEAAPGPEGFGLCALANGEGLVKVVPINTPTAAVDLHLFPGKVHSLSWALRGYEELLLLASGPGGVVACLEISAAPTGKAIFVKERCRYLLPQSKQRWHTCSAFLPPGDFLVCGDRRGSVLLFPVRPCLFKKPGAGGKAITAAEAPGAGSGSTGSEKVVTGIGPVSTLHALHGKQGVTSVTCHGGYVYSTGRDGSYYQLFVHGGHLQPVLRQKACRGMNWVAGLRMVSDGSMIILGFHANEFVVWSPRCHEKLHIVSCGGGHRSWAFSDTEAAMAFAYLKDGEVMLYRALGGCIRPNVILREGLHGREITCVKRVGTVTLGPEFEVPNLENPDSLEPGSEGPGLIDIVITGSEDTTVCVLALPTTTGSAHALTSVCNHISSVRALAVWDVGTPGGPQDTRPGLTAQVVSAGGRAEIHCFSIMVTPDASTPSRLACHILHLSSHRLDEYWDRQRNRHRMIKVDPETRYMSLAICELDSDRPGLGPGPLVAAACSDGAVRLFLLQDSGRILHLLAETFHHKRCVLKVHSFTHEAPDQRRRLILCSAATDGSLAFWDLTTAMDRGSTTLELPAHPGLPYQMGTPGLTVQAHSCGVNSLHTLPTPEGNHLVASGSEDGSLHVFTLAVKMPEQEEADGEAELVPQLCVLEEYSVPCAHAAHVTGVRILSPKLMVSASIDQRLTFWRLGCGEPTFMNSTVYHVPDVADMDCWPVSPEFGHRCALAGQGLEVYNWYD, via the exons ATGGCCGGTTCTCGCGAGAACGCAGCTAGCTCCCTTGTCCGTGGCCGCTTCCACAGCTTGGGGAACATCATGGACGCTTTCGAGGACTATGTCTGGCCGCGGGCGACCTCCGAGCTCATACTCCTCCCGGTCACGGGTCTGGAGTGCGTTGGGGACAGGCTGCTGGCGG gTGAGGGGCCTGATGCACTGGTGTACAGCTTGGACTTTGGTGGGCATCTCCGCATGGTGAAACGAATCCAGAACCTGCTTGGTCACTTCCTCATCCATGGCTTCCGAGTGCGACCAGAGCCCAAAGGAGACCTGGACTCTGAGGCCATGATAGCTGTGTTTGGGAGCAAGGGCCTCAGAATTGTGAAAGTAAGCTGGGGTCAAAGCCACCTTCGAGAGCTCTGGCGCTCTGACCTGTGGAACATGTCTGACTGGATCTGGGATGTGCGCTGGCTTGAGGGTAACGTAGCCTTGGCCTTGGGCCACAACTCGGTGGTACTGTATGACCCAGTGATAGGGTGCATGCTACAGGATGTCCCCTGCACAGACAGGTGCACCCTCTCCTCAGCCTGCCTGATTGGAGACACCTGGAAGGAGCTGACCATAGTAGCAGGTGGCATTTCCAACGAGCTCCTGATCTGGTATCCAGCAACTGCTTTAACAGACAAGAAACCGGTGGCGCCTGACCGGCGGGTTAGTGGACACGCGGGTGTCATCTTTAGCATGTCCTACCTGGAAAGCAAGGGCCTGCTGGCCACTGCTTCGGAAGATCGGAGTGTTCGTATCTGGAAAGTGGGGGACCTCCGGGTGCCTGGGGGTCGGGTTCAGAATGTTGGCCACTGCTTTGGACATAGTGCCCGTGTGTGGCAGGTGAAGCTCTTAGAGAATTATCTTATCAGTGCAGGAGAGGACTGTGTCTGCTTGCTGTGGAGCCACGAAGGTGAGATCCTTCAAGCCTTTCGGGGCCACCGGGGCCGAGGGATCCGGGCCATAGCTACTCACGAGAGGCAAACCTGGGTAATCACTGGGGGAGACGACTCGGGCATCCGGCTCTGGCACCTGGCAAGCCGCGGGTACCCAGGCTTGGGCGTCTCCtctctgtgcttcaaatcccctaGCCGGCCAGGTGCCCTCAAGGCTGTGACTCTAGCTGGTTCCTGGCGAGTACTGGCAGTGACTGATGTAGGGTCCCTGTACCTCTATGACCTGGAGGTCAAGTGCTGGGAGCAGCTGCTGGAGGACAATCGCTTCCAGTCCTACTGCTTGCTGGAGGCAGCTCCCGGGCCCGAGGGCTTCGGGCTCTGTGCCTTGGCCAATGGGGAAGGTCTTGTCAAGGTTGTCCCCATCAACACCCCCACCGCTGCTGTGGACCTGCACCTGTTCCCGGGGAAGGTCCACAGCCTGAGTTGGGCCCTTCGTGGGTACGAGGAGCTTCTTTTGTTAGCATCAGGCCCTGGTGGGGTAGTAGCCTGCCTGGAGATCTCCGCTGCACCCACTGGCAAAGCTATATTTGTCAAGGAACGTTGCCGGTACCTTCTTCCCCAAAGCAAGCAAAGATGGCACACATGCAGTGCTTTCTTACCCCCGGGTGACTTCCTTGTCTGTGGGGACCGCCGTGGCTCTGTGCTGCTATTCCCTGTCAGACCATGTCTGTTCAAAAAACCTGGGGCTGGAGGCAAGGCTATTACTGCAGCTGAGGCCCCTGGCGCTGGTAGTGGCAGCACTGGGTCTGAGAAGGTTGTGACAGGAATAGGCCCGGTCTCAACCCTCCATGCTCTGCATGGGAAACAGGGTGTGACCTCTGTTACCTGCCACGGTGGCTATGTGTACAGCACAGGGCGCGATGGCTCCTACTACCAGCTCTTTGTACATGGCGGCCACCTCCAGCCAGTCCTAAGGCAGAAAGCCTGTCGAGGCATGAACTGGGTAGCTGGGCTTCGGATGGTGTCCGATGGAAGCATGATCATCTTGGGTTTCCATGCCAATGAGTTTGTAGTGTGGAGCCCCCGGTGCCATGAGAAGCTGCATATCGTCAGCTGTGGTGGGGGGCACCGCTCCTGGGCCTTCTCGGATACTGAGGCAGCCATGGCCTTTGCCTACCTTAAGGATGGTGAGGTCATGCTCTATCGGGCTCTGGGTGGCTGCATTCGGCCAAACGTGATTCTCCGAGAGGGTCTGCATGGCCGTGAAATCACATGTGTGAAGCGGGTGGGCACCGTGACCCTGGGCCCTGAATTTGAGGTCCCCAACTTGGAGAATCCTGACTCCCTGGAGCCTGGCAGTGAGGGGCCCGGTCTGATTGACATCGTGATAACAGGCAGTGAGGACACTACTGTCTGTGTCCTAGCACTTCCTACCACCACAGGCTCCGCCCACGCCCTCACCTCGGTCTGTAACCACATCTCCTCTGTGCGAGCCCTGGCAGTGTGGGATGTTGGCACCCCAGGTGGCCCACAGGACACTAGGCCAGGGCTCACCGCTCAGGTAGTGTCTGCAGGGGGTCGAGCCGAGATACACTGCTTCAGCATCATGGTCACTCCTGACGCCAGCACCCCCAGCCGCCTGGCGTGCCACATCTTGCACCTTTCGTCCCACCGGCTAGATGAGTACTGGGACCGGCAGCGCAACCGGCACCGGATGATCAAGGTGGACCCTGAGACCAG GTACATGTCTCTTGCTATTTGTGAGCTTGACTCCGACAGGCCTGGCCTCGGGCCCGGCCCCCTTGTGGCTGCCGCCTGTAGTGACGGAGCAGTGAG GCTCTTTCTTCTGCAGGACTCTGGGCGCATTCTGCATCTCCTTGCTGAGACTTTCCACCATAAGCGGTGTGTCCTCAAAGTCCATTCCTTCACACACGAGGCACCTGACCAGCGTCG AAGGCTGATCCTGTGCAGTGCAGCTACAGACGGCAGCCTAGCCTTCTGGGATCTCACCACCGCCATGGACCGAGGCTCAACTACCCTGGAGCTCCCAGCACACCCTGGGCTTCCCTACC AGATGGGCACCCCTGGCTTGACCGTCCAGGCCCACAGCTGTGGGGTCAATAGTCTGCACACTCTGCCTACCCCCGAGGGTAACCATCTTGTGGCCAGTGGCAGTGAGGATGGTTCCCTGCATGTCTTCACGCTTGCTGTGAAGATGCCAGAACAAGAAGAGGCTGACGGGGAGGCTGAGTTGGTACCCCAGTTATGTGTCCTAGAGGAATATTCTGTCCCCTGCGCACATGCCGCCCACGTGACAGGTGTCAGGATCCTCAGTCCCAAGCTGATGGTCTCGGCCTCCATAGACCAACGGCTGACCTTCTGGCGTCTGGGATGTGGGGAGCCCACCTTCATGAATAGCACTGTGTACCATGTGCCTGACGTGGCTGACATGGACTGCTGGCCTGTGAGCCCTGAGTTTGGCCACCGCTGTGCTCTGGCAGGTCAGGGACTTGAGGTTTACAACTGGTATGACTGA
- the Dalrd3 gene encoding DALR anticodon-binding domain-containing protein 3 isoform X3, with product MAVPECVFRAVSCLQGPGVAPVLRCAPTPAGLSLQLQRPAVFERVLGALASYATPAKPPSPGPRVVLHCPALRCNPGTLRLSQLRAVLVADLLGRVLRAHGVRVCSVPPVLDPHMSTFLQKLRVEWPTASTSSTSTETLRTCVLASLNGSEETLPPGVLGRLCLKELAEQRHAAGYDPSIDHCLVTEDLLSVLSELQEAVRHWPEGGHPGPVRGPDAGVDDCIVMHVVSCEEAFQQQKLDLLWQKLDDQAPHKQKHVVCGPVKVAGVAPSQMSAPEYHRLRHAQVCEASSLKHGGDLAQDPAWTETFDILSVATIKFEMLSTAPQNQLLLAHSASSTKGTKSGTFVMYNCARLATLFEGYKHGMEQGLYPAFPSVNSLDFSLLHDEGEWLLIFNSVLPFLDLLGQTVSLASSPGHHIPVRTELVCKFLVQLSMDFSSYYNRVHILGVSIQQGRVCGQGWGHGNEDVPGCFSFRNLGHTSLVRCLLAYSF from the exons ATGGCG GTGCCAGAGTGCGTGTTCCGTGCGGTCTCCTGCCTGCAGGGTCCGGGAGTGGCCCCTGTACTGCGCTGCGCGCCGACACCCGCGGGCTTATCGCTCCAACTTCAGCGGCCCGCAGTCTTCGAACGCGTACTCGGTGCCCTGGCCTCCTATGCTACCCCCGCCAAACCTCCCTCACCGGGCCCGCGAGTTGTCTTACACTGCCCAGCACTGCGCTGCAATCCGGGTACGCTCCGATTGAGCCAGCTGCGTGCCGTGCTCGTGGCCGACCTCCTAGGACGGGTGCTGCGAGCTCATGG AGTACGTGTGTGCTCAGTGCCCCCTGTGCTGGACCCTCACATGTCAACTTTCCTCCAGAAACTTCGGGTGGAATGGCCCACTGCCTCGACCAGCAGCACCTCGACCGAAACCCTGAGGACCTGTGTTCTTGCGAGCCTTAATGGTTCTGAGGAGACACTGCCCCCTGGCGTCCTAGGCCGACTGTGTCTGAAGGAACTGGCCGAACAGAGACATGCTGCTGGCTATGACCCCAGCATAGACCACTGTTTAG TGACTGAAGATCTGCTCTCTGTGCTGTCTGAACTGCAGGAAGCTGTGCGCCATTGGCCAGAGGGTGGCCACCCAGGCCCG GTTAGGGGTCCAGATGCTGGTGTCGATGACTGCATAGTTATGCATGTGGTGAGCTGTGAGGAGGCATTCCAGCAACAAAAGCTGGATCTGCTTTGGCAGAAGTTGGATGACCAGGCTCCTCACAAGCAG AAGCACGTGGTGTGTGGCCCAGTGAAAGTAGCTGGTGTAGCCCCCAGCCAGATGTCTGCCCCCGAGTACCACAG GCTCAGACATGCACAGGTGTGTGAGGCCTCATCCCTTAAGCATGGCGGAGACCTGGCACAAG ACCCCGCCTGGACTGAGACCTTCGATATCCTCTCTGTGGCCACCATCAAATTTGAGATGCTAAGCACAGCCCCACAGAACCAG CTCCTCCTAGCCCACAGCGCCAGCTCCACAAAGGGCACAAAGAGTGGGACTTTTGTCATGTACAACTGTGCCCGCCTTGCCACACTCTTCGAGGGTTACAAACATGGAATGGAACAAGGTCTGTATCCCGCTTTTCCGAGTGTGAACAGTCTGGATTTCTCATTACTCCATGATGAG GGGGAGTGGCTGCTGATTTTCAACAGTGTCCTTCCGTTCCTGGACCTGCTGGGCCAGACTGTGAGCCTGGCCAGCAGCCCAGGGCACCACATCCCTGTTCGCACGGAGCTG GTGTGCAAGTTCCTAGTGCAGCTCAGCATGGATTTCAGCTCCTACTACAACCGAGTACACATTCTAGGGGTAAGCATTCAGCAAGGGAGGGTCTGTGGCCAAGGGTGGGGACACGGGAATGAGGATGTGCCTGGTTGCTTTTCTTTCAGGAACCTCGGCCACACCTCTTTGGTCAGATGTTTGCTCGCCTACAGCTTTTGA
- the Dalrd3 gene encoding DALR anticodon-binding domain-containing protein 3 isoform X2, whose protein sequence is MATGRLGVGETLEALNAAIGPGSPVWFKETHARHLRIRDFLAPRSALQARFGDGQVPECVFRAVSCLQGPGVAPVLRCAPTPAGLSLQLQRPAVFERVLGALASYATPAKPPSPGPRVVLHCPALRCNPGTLRLSQLRAVLVADLLGRVLRAHGVRVCSVPPVLDPHMSTFLQKLRVEWPTASTSSTSTETLRTCVLASLNGSEETLPPGVLGRLCLKELAEQRHAAGYDPSIDHCLVTEDLLSVLSELQEAVRHWPEGGHPGPVRGPDAGVDDCIVMHVVSCEEAFQQQKLDLLWQKLDDQAPHKQKHVVCGPVKVAGVAPSQMSAPEYHRLRHAQVCEASSLKHGGDLAQDPAWTETFDILSVATIKFEMLSTAPQNQLLLAHSASSTKGTKSGTFVMYNCARLATLFEGYKHGMEQGLYPAFPSVNSLDFSLLHDEGEWLLIFNSVLPFLDLLGQTVSLASSPGHHIPVRTELVCKFLVQLSMDFSSYYNRVHILGEPRPHLFGQMFARLQLLRAVREVFHTGLAMLGLPPLSHI, encoded by the exons ATGGCGACCGGGCGCCTTGGGGTTGGGGAAACGCTGGAGGCCCTTAATGCAGCCATAGGGCCTGGTAGCCCTGTGTGGTTTAAGGAAACGCACGCCCGGCACCTTCGTATCCGAGACTTCTTGGCACCGCGCAGCGCGCTACAGGCGCGCTTCGGGGACGGGCAG GTGCCAGAGTGCGTGTTCCGTGCGGTCTCCTGCCTGCAGGGTCCGGGAGTGGCCCCTGTACTGCGCTGCGCGCCGACACCCGCGGGCTTATCGCTCCAACTTCAGCGGCCCGCAGTCTTCGAACGCGTACTCGGTGCCCTGGCCTCCTATGCTACCCCCGCCAAACCTCCCTCACCGGGCCCGCGAGTTGTCTTACACTGCCCAGCACTGCGCTGCAATCCGGGTACGCTCCGATTGAGCCAGCTGCGTGCCGTGCTCGTGGCCGACCTCCTAGGACGGGTGCTGCGAGCTCATGG AGTACGTGTGTGCTCAGTGCCCCCTGTGCTGGACCCTCACATGTCAACTTTCCTCCAGAAACTTCGGGTGGAATGGCCCACTGCCTCGACCAGCAGCACCTCGACCGAAACCCTGAGGACCTGTGTTCTTGCGAGCCTTAATGGTTCTGAGGAGACACTGCCCCCTGGCGTCCTAGGCCGACTGTGTCTGAAGGAACTGGCCGAACAGAGACATGCTGCTGGCTATGACCCCAGCATAGACCACTGTTTAG TGACTGAAGATCTGCTCTCTGTGCTGTCTGAACTGCAGGAAGCTGTGCGCCATTGGCCAGAGGGTGGCCACCCAGGCCCG GTTAGGGGTCCAGATGCTGGTGTCGATGACTGCATAGTTATGCATGTGGTGAGCTGTGAGGAGGCATTCCAGCAACAAAAGCTGGATCTGCTTTGGCAGAAGTTGGATGACCAGGCTCCTCACAAGCAG AAGCACGTGGTGTGTGGCCCAGTGAAAGTAGCTGGTGTAGCCCCCAGCCAGATGTCTGCCCCCGAGTACCACAG GCTCAGACATGCACAGGTGTGTGAGGCCTCATCCCTTAAGCATGGCGGAGACCTGGCACAAG ACCCCGCCTGGACTGAGACCTTCGATATCCTCTCTGTGGCCACCATCAAATTTGAGATGCTAAGCACAGCCCCACAGAACCAG CTCCTCCTAGCCCACAGCGCCAGCTCCACAAAGGGCACAAAGAGTGGGACTTTTGTCATGTACAACTGTGCCCGCCTTGCCACACTCTTCGAGGGTTACAAACATGGAATGGAACAAGGTCTGTATCCCGCTTTTCCGAGTGTGAACAGTCTGGATTTCTCATTACTCCATGATGAG GGGGAGTGGCTGCTGATTTTCAACAGTGTCCTTCCGTTCCTGGACCTGCTGGGCCAGACTGTGAGCCTGGCCAGCAGCCCAGGGCACCACATCCCTGTTCGCACGGAGCTG GTGTGCAAGTTCCTAGTGCAGCTCAGCATGGATTTCAGCTCCTACTACAACCGAGTACACATTCTAGGG GAACCTCGGCCACACCTCTTTGGTCAGATGTTTGCTCGCCTACAGCTTTTGAGGGCAGTGCGTGAGGTGTTCCACACAGGCTTGGCTATGCTGGGCCTCCCTCCGCTGAGCCACATCTAA
- the Dalrd3 gene encoding DALR anticodon-binding domain-containing protein 3 isoform X4 — MPHLLLLFWGPGARVRVPCGLLPAGSGSGPCTALRADTRGLIAPTSAARSLRTRTRCPGLLCYPRQTSLTGPASCLTLPSTALQSGYAPIEPAACRARGRPPRTGAASSWKLRVEWPTASTSSTSTETLRTCVLASLNGSEETLPPGVLGRLCLKELAEQRHAAGYDPSIDHCLVTEDLLSVLSELQEAVRHWPEGGHPGPVRGPDAGVDDCIVMHVVSCEEAFQQQKLDLLWQKLDDQAPHKQKHVVCGPVKVAGVAPSQMSAPEYHRLRHAQVCEASSLKHGGDLAQDPAWTETFDILSVATIKFEMLSTAPQNQLLLAHSASSTKGTKSGTFVMYNCARLATLFEGYKHGMEQGLYPAFPSVNSLDFSLLHDEGEWLLIFNSVLPFLDLLGQTVSLASSPGHHIPVRTELVCKFLVQLSMDFSSYYNRVHILGVSIQQGRVCGQGWGHGNEDVPGCFSFRNLGHTSLVRCLLAYSF; from the exons ATGCCCCACCTTCTCCTATTGTTCTGGGGCCCAG GTGCCAGAGTGCGTGTTCCGTGCGGTCTCCTGCCTGCAGGGTCCGGGAGTGGCCCCTGTACTGCGCTGCGCGCCGACACCCGCGGGCTTATCGCTCCAACTTCAGCGGCCCGCAGTCTTCGAACGCGTACTCGGTGCCCTGGCCTCCTATGCTACCCCCGCCAAACCTCCCTCACCGGGCCCGCGAGTTGTCTTACACTGCCCAGCACTGCGCTGCAATCCGGGTACGCTCCGATTGAGCCAGCTGCGTGCCGTGCTCGTGGCCGACCTCCTAGGACGGGTGCTGCGAGCTCATGG AAACTTCGGGTGGAATGGCCCACTGCCTCGACCAGCAGCACCTCGACCGAAACCCTGAGGACCTGTGTTCTTGCGAGCCTTAATGGTTCTGAGGAGACACTGCCCCCTGGCGTCCTAGGCCGACTGTGTCTGAAGGAACTGGCCGAACAGAGACATGCTGCTGGCTATGACCCCAGCATAGACCACTGTTTAG TGACTGAAGATCTGCTCTCTGTGCTGTCTGAACTGCAGGAAGCTGTGCGCCATTGGCCAGAGGGTGGCCACCCAGGCCCG GTTAGGGGTCCAGATGCTGGTGTCGATGACTGCATAGTTATGCATGTGGTGAGCTGTGAGGAGGCATTCCAGCAACAAAAGCTGGATCTGCTTTGGCAGAAGTTGGATGACCAGGCTCCTCACAAGCAG AAGCACGTGGTGTGTGGCCCAGTGAAAGTAGCTGGTGTAGCCCCCAGCCAGATGTCTGCCCCCGAGTACCACAG GCTCAGACATGCACAGGTGTGTGAGGCCTCATCCCTTAAGCATGGCGGAGACCTGGCACAAG ACCCCGCCTGGACTGAGACCTTCGATATCCTCTCTGTGGCCACCATCAAATTTGAGATGCTAAGCACAGCCCCACAGAACCAG CTCCTCCTAGCCCACAGCGCCAGCTCCACAAAGGGCACAAAGAGTGGGACTTTTGTCATGTACAACTGTGCCCGCCTTGCCACACTCTTCGAGGGTTACAAACATGGAATGGAACAAGGTCTGTATCCCGCTTTTCCGAGTGTGAACAGTCTGGATTTCTCATTACTCCATGATGAG GGGGAGTGGCTGCTGATTTTCAACAGTGTCCTTCCGTTCCTGGACCTGCTGGGCCAGACTGTGAGCCTGGCCAGCAGCCCAGGGCACCACATCCCTGTTCGCACGGAGCTG GTGTGCAAGTTCCTAGTGCAGCTCAGCATGGATTTCAGCTCCTACTACAACCGAGTACACATTCTAGGGGTAAGCATTCAGCAAGGGAGGGTCTGTGGCCAAGGGTGGGGACACGGGAATGAGGATGTGCCTGGTTGCTTTTCTTTCAGGAACCTCGGCCACACCTCTTTGGTCAGATGTTTGCTCGCCTACAGCTTTTGA
- the Ndufaf3 gene encoding NADH dehydrogenase [ubiquinone] 1 alpha subcomplex assembly factor 3 — protein MATALGFRCLYRTRPAPLCRHVDRLWRNPRRGHRLSPADDELYQRTRISLLQNEFPQAIYIDSYSSRGFTISGNRVFGPCALLPQTVVQWNVGCHQDITEESFSLFWMLEPRIEIVVVGTGNKTERLHSQVLQAMRQRGIAVEVQDTPNACATYNFLCHEGRVTGAALIPPPGETALTSLGQASE, from the exons ATGGCCACTGCTCTAGGATTTCGCTGCCTTTACCGAACGCGACCCGCGCCGCTCTGTCGGCACGTCGATCGGCTGTG GAGGAACCCGCGGCGGGGACACCGCCTCTCTCCTGCGGACGATGAGTTATACCAGCGGACGCGCATCTCTCTGCTGCAAAACGAGTTCCCTCAGGCCATATACATCGACAGCTACAGCAGCAGAGGTTTCACCATCAGCGGAAACCGCGTGTTTGGCCCTTGCGCGCTGCTCCCGCAGACGGTGGTCCAGTGGAAC GTGGGATGTCATCAGGATATCACTGAAGAGAGCTTCTCCCTTTTCTGGATGCTGGAACCTAGGATAG AGATTGTCGTGGTCGGCACCGGAAACAAGACTGAGCGGCTGCACTCTCAAGTACTCCAGGCCATGAGGCAGCGGGGGATTGCTGTGGAGGTTCAGGACACG CCAAATGCCTGTGCCACTTACAACTTCCTGTGCCATGAAGGTCGAGTGACAGGAGCTGCCCTCATCCCCCCGCCTGGAGAGACTGCACTCACTTCTTTGGGTCAAGCCTCAGAATGA
- the Dalrd3 gene encoding DALR anticodon-binding domain-containing protein 3 isoform X1 has product MATGRLGVGETLEALNAAIGPGSPVWFKETHARHLRIRDFLAPRSALQARFGDGQVPECVFRAVSCLQGPGVAPVLRCAPTPAGLSLQLQRPAVFERVLGALASYATPAKPPSPGPRVVLHCPALRCNPGTLRLSQLRAVLVADLLGRVLRAHGVRVCSVPPVLDPHMSTFLQKLRVEWPTASTSSTSTETLRTCVLASLNGSEETLPPGVLGRLCLKELAEQRHAAGYDPSIDHCLVTEDLLSVLSELQEAVRHWPEGGHPGPVRGPDAGVDDCIVMHVVSCEEAFQQQKLDLLWQKLDDQAPHKQKHVVCGPVKVAGVAPSQMSAPEYHRLRHAQVCEASSLKHGGDLAQDPAWTETFDILSVATIKFEMLSTAPQNQLLLAHSASSTKGTKSGTFVMYNCARLATLFEGYKHGMEQGLYPAFPSVNSLDFSLLHDEGEWLLIFNSVLPFLDLLGQTVSLASSPGHHIPVRTELVCKFLVQLSMDFSSYYNRVHILGVSIQQGRVCGQGWGHGNEDVPGCFSFRNLGHTSLVRCLLAYSF; this is encoded by the exons ATGGCGACCGGGCGCCTTGGGGTTGGGGAAACGCTGGAGGCCCTTAATGCAGCCATAGGGCCTGGTAGCCCTGTGTGGTTTAAGGAAACGCACGCCCGGCACCTTCGTATCCGAGACTTCTTGGCACCGCGCAGCGCGCTACAGGCGCGCTTCGGGGACGGGCAG GTGCCAGAGTGCGTGTTCCGTGCGGTCTCCTGCCTGCAGGGTCCGGGAGTGGCCCCTGTACTGCGCTGCGCGCCGACACCCGCGGGCTTATCGCTCCAACTTCAGCGGCCCGCAGTCTTCGAACGCGTACTCGGTGCCCTGGCCTCCTATGCTACCCCCGCCAAACCTCCCTCACCGGGCCCGCGAGTTGTCTTACACTGCCCAGCACTGCGCTGCAATCCGGGTACGCTCCGATTGAGCCAGCTGCGTGCCGTGCTCGTGGCCGACCTCCTAGGACGGGTGCTGCGAGCTCATGG AGTACGTGTGTGCTCAGTGCCCCCTGTGCTGGACCCTCACATGTCAACTTTCCTCCAGAAACTTCGGGTGGAATGGCCCACTGCCTCGACCAGCAGCACCTCGACCGAAACCCTGAGGACCTGTGTTCTTGCGAGCCTTAATGGTTCTGAGGAGACACTGCCCCCTGGCGTCCTAGGCCGACTGTGTCTGAAGGAACTGGCCGAACAGAGACATGCTGCTGGCTATGACCCCAGCATAGACCACTGTTTAG TGACTGAAGATCTGCTCTCTGTGCTGTCTGAACTGCAGGAAGCTGTGCGCCATTGGCCAGAGGGTGGCCACCCAGGCCCG GTTAGGGGTCCAGATGCTGGTGTCGATGACTGCATAGTTATGCATGTGGTGAGCTGTGAGGAGGCATTCCAGCAACAAAAGCTGGATCTGCTTTGGCAGAAGTTGGATGACCAGGCTCCTCACAAGCAG AAGCACGTGGTGTGTGGCCCAGTGAAAGTAGCTGGTGTAGCCCCCAGCCAGATGTCTGCCCCCGAGTACCACAG GCTCAGACATGCACAGGTGTGTGAGGCCTCATCCCTTAAGCATGGCGGAGACCTGGCACAAG ACCCCGCCTGGACTGAGACCTTCGATATCCTCTCTGTGGCCACCATCAAATTTGAGATGCTAAGCACAGCCCCACAGAACCAG CTCCTCCTAGCCCACAGCGCCAGCTCCACAAAGGGCACAAAGAGTGGGACTTTTGTCATGTACAACTGTGCCCGCCTTGCCACACTCTTCGAGGGTTACAAACATGGAATGGAACAAGGTCTGTATCCCGCTTTTCCGAGTGTGAACAGTCTGGATTTCTCATTACTCCATGATGAG GGGGAGTGGCTGCTGATTTTCAACAGTGTCCTTCCGTTCCTGGACCTGCTGGGCCAGACTGTGAGCCTGGCCAGCAGCCCAGGGCACCACATCCCTGTTCGCACGGAGCTG GTGTGCAAGTTCCTAGTGCAGCTCAGCATGGATTTCAGCTCCTACTACAACCGAGTACACATTCTAGGGGTAAGCATTCAGCAAGGGAGGGTCTGTGGCCAAGGGTGGGGACACGGGAATGAGGATGTGCCTGGTTGCTTTTCTTTCAGGAACCTCGGCCACACCTCTTTGGTCAGATGTTTGCTCGCCTACAGCTTTTGA